A window of Oncorhynchus kisutch isolate 150728-3 linkage group LG10, Okis_V2, whole genome shotgun sequence contains these coding sequences:
- the LOC109898004 gene encoding collectrin, whose product MLVRILVLLYLAGAPALAQTLCQPNASNGYRVRISIKTALGNQAYEWNENEMFLFRATMAFAMRRYYKTETYNVDNIIVCNQTRRVSFWFVVISPENPTMLIPKADVEKAVSMSRHRINNAFLLTDRTLEFLGIYPTLAEPVNPDTPPWLIVFGVVIGAVFAGIIALLVSSLLQKRRKEKGMMEDGQDEEDRQMKGVENGINLDGIYNRGFTDDDRFTKL is encoded by the exons atgTTGGTGAGGATCCTGGTTCTGCTCTACCTGGCGGGGGCACCAGCCCTAGCACAAACCCTCTGCCAGCCTA ATGCATCAAATGGCTACAGAGTGCGAATCAGCATCAAAACTGCTTTGGGAAATCAGGCC TATGAATGGAATGAGAATGAAATGTTCCTTTTCCGAGCAACTATGGCCTTTGCCATGAGGAGGTACTATAAAACAGAAACTTACAA TGTCGACAACATTATCGTGTGTAATCAGACTCGGAGGGTGTCCTTCTGGTTTGTGGTGATATCACCAGAAAACCCCACCATGCTTATTCCTAAGGCAGATGTGGAAAAAGCTGTGAG CATGTCAAGGCATCGCATCAACAAcgccttcctcctgacagatagGACTCTGGAGTTTCTGGGCATCTACCCCACACTGGCAGAACCAGTCAACCCTGACACCCCTCCCTGGCTCATCGTGTTTGGAGTGGTCATAGGGGCTGTGTTTGCTGGAATCATCGCCCTGCTCGTATCCTCTCTGCTTCAAAAGAGACG GAAAGAGAAAGGGATGATGGAGGATGGACAGGATGAAGAGGACAGGCAGATGAAAGGAGTGGAGAATGGCATCAACCTGGACGGCATCTACAACAGAGGATTCACAGATGACGATCGCTTCACAAAGCTGTAA